A region from the Acyrthosiphon pisum isolate AL4f chromosome A1, pea_aphid_22Mar2018_4r6ur, whole genome shotgun sequence genome encodes:
- the LOC100167918 gene encoding T-cell immunomodulatory protein-like, whose translation MNLFSDVAPDLYLTTTKGYEVWLSDSEVSGFIFNQTISFPDNLKVKNVGQTAFMDLQLKGRMDHIVPVCFDTKCISSAIYFYDSTRWYDLDINFYNGNSIWGFVPPMLNVPYLETITVRPGDFNMDGYPDLLCTLCLGGNSKKTKVILMENVACTTDCEGFDRTFVVRWDLLQAMNGNNNNIMGAFYDFFQNGILDVLLFSGDNEEYSMSAFKNSLDYDANFLKVMVVSGLTNSQYEMLPNRLGKKSRTFGANLPGPKVSYVTTTQDGYPRQGIATQLPQSAYYSLYLPYTIFGLGRTPNFVDELTVSILNETRSWTQIIPNSQMVVILNSINDSSRWNVKLFLTPSRLIFRSAAALAGTCLLILVTIGVLHYKELQEDRIEKRKEAHKFNFVM comes from the exons ATGAACTTATTTTCAGATGTTGCAcctgatttatatttaacaactaCAAAAGGATATGAAGTGTGGCTTTCTGATTCTGAAGTTAGtggatttatttttaaccaaactaTCTCATTTCCTGACAATTTAAAGGTTAAAAATGTTGGTCAGACAGCTTTCATGGATTTACAACTTAAAGGACGCATGGATCATATCGTGCCTGTTTGTTTTGATACAAAATGTATCAGCAGCGCTATTTATTTCTATGATTCAACTCGTTGGTATGATTTGGATATAAATTTCTATAATGGTAACAGTATTTGGGGATTTGTACCACCAATGCTTAATGTACCATACCTAGAAACAATAACAGTGCGGCCTGGCGATTTCAATATGGATGGCTACCCCGATTTATTGTGCACATTGTGTCTTGGTGGCAattcaaaaaaaacaaaagtaattttaatggaAAATGTTGCTTGTACGACAGATTGTGAAGGGTTTGACAGAACTTTTGTTGTTCGATGGGACTTACTTCAGGCAATGAATGGtaacaataacaacattatgggagcattttatgatttttttcaaaatggtaTACTAGACGTGTTGTTGTTTAGTGGGGATAACGAAGAGTACAGTATGTCAGCTTTTAAAAACAGTTTGGACTACGATGCAAATTTTTTGAaa GTAATGGTTGTCAGTGGTTTGACAAATAGCCAGTATGAAATGTTACCTAATCGATTAGGTAAAAAATCTCGTACATTTGGTGCTAACTTGCCTGGTCCAAAAGTTAGTTATGTGACTACCACACAAGATGGGTATCCACGTCAAGGTATAGCTACACAGTTACCCCAGTCTGCATATTATTCTCTTTACTTGCCTTACACAATATTTGGACTTGGGCGAACTCCTAACTTTGTCGATGAACTTACTGTATCGATTTTAAATGAAACCCGTTCTTGGACACAAATTATCCCAAATTCTCAAATGGTTGTAAttctaaattcaataaatgatTCAAGTAGATGGAATGTCAAACTATTTTTGACACCAAGCCGTTTAATATTTCGAAGTGCAGCTGCCCTTGCAGGAACATGCCTACTTATTTTAGTTACAATTGGAGTGCTGCACTATAAAGAATTACAAGAAGATCGCATTGAAAAACGCAAGGAAgcacataaatttaattttgttatgtag
- the ACYPI41475 gene encoding uncharacterized protein LOC100574458 precursor (The RefSeq protein has 1 substitution compared to this genomic sequence), translated as MVIFVLTIVGLMFAASAVNAEEVTDFRMCRNARCEVYDVFIDPCPEALNHEPCQVQQNGSASITFKYIAKFGSKKPKTRLYAETATGDLPFMDMDPNACLYTNCPIVMNVEQDWLYTLYITTKYPKDSYTVKLKFWDDGPKANRKDVCCFKFDIKIV; from the exons ATGGTGATTTTCGTGTTAACTATAGTAGGATTAATGTTTGCTGCAAGTGCAGTGAACGCCGAAGAAGTCACCGACTTTCGCATGTGCCGGA atgcTAGATGTGAAGTATATGATGTGTTTATTGATCCATGTCCCGAAGCTTTAAACCACGAACCATGCCAAGTACAACAAAACAGTTCCGCGTCtatcacatttaaatatatagcta AATTCGGTTCAAAGAAACCAAAGACAAGACTGTACGCTGAAACTGCTACGGGGGATTTGCCGTTTATGGACATGGACCCGAACGCATGCTTGTACACTAATTGTCCCATTGTGATGAACGTCGAACAGGATTGGCTGTACACTTTATACATAACCACAAAATATCCTAAGGATAGTTACACAGTTAAGTTGAAATTCTGGGATGACGGACCTAAAGCCAATAGGAAGGACGTATGCTGCTTTAAATTCGATATTAAGATCGTTTAA
- the LOC100574541 gene encoding uncharacterized protein LOC100574541 isoform X1 yields MFSRSRRLSTEALNMIRINKCTLVLVMVMCSCCVTSIKLDELKNDKNLLYQNLFKPDQLGKTGGGGSSVASTRAASRPASGDRDGAPMAKHVVNKSSADGEETSKTRAVPADAQPSALKSTMSEKRADKCKEKCPANIKECCRNAIAEKSCHNATDDPVSYFVNPSYPNEDWDSSFCDFRVDIKNRNVCQLRLDLEEFSLRGPHKYLGSCRQDRLIISTTLPNGIGITELCGNNTGQHLYFPVDPKAGGSSVALMMMTSQSSRYSWKVRITQIDCLADPQAVAPTGCLQYHTSLSGTIQSFNYAGGMYQSGLDYAVCIKRSVNTCRVEFQQVPGSTFGINSMEGPSLEEGIGRAGEVSCDLVTHDYLHIPGGMLDIGEEILAATGNVEVYTPTAEKFCGRSLSGLAIQEFAEKIKVNDPLGAQDNNTIATPVTSYASGPIIVRFHTDSVTVRERDIGFSIAYQQLGTGCNKNKIRR; encoded by the exons ATGTTTTCGCGCAGTAGACGGTTGAGCACCGAAGCTCTAAACATGATACGTATCAATAAATGTACCCTGGTATTGGTGATGGTGATGTGTTCGTGTTGCGTGACCAGTATCAAGCTGGACGAGCTCAAGAACGATAAAA ACCTGTTATATCAGAATCTATTTAAACCAGATCAGCTGGGCAagaccggcggcggcggcagtagCGTGGCGTCCACGAGGGCGGCGTCCAGACCCGCGTCCGGCGACCGCGACGGCGCTCCGATGGCCAAGCACGTCGTCAACAAATCGTCGGCGGACGGAGAGGAGACGTCGAAGACGAGAGCCGTGCCGGCAGACGCGCAGCCGAGCGCCCTCAAGAGCACGATGAGTGAAAAACGGGCGGATAAGTGTAAGGAGAAGTGTCCGGCAAACATCAAAGAGTGTTGCCGAAACGCCATAGCAG AAAAGAGTTGCCACAACGCCACCGATGACCCCGTATCATATTTTGTCAATCCAAGCTATCCCAACGAAGATTGGGACTCTTCTTTTTGTGACTTCCGCGTGGACATCAAGAATAGAAATGTGTGTCAACTGAG ATTGGACTTGGAAGAATTTTCATTGAGGGGACCACACAAGTACTTGGGCAGTTGTCGTCAAGACCGTCTAATCATATCTACTACTTTACCGAATGGCATTGGAATAACCGAATTGTGCGGAAATAACACCGGTCAACACT TGTATTTCCCGGTAGACCCTAAAGCTGGTGGCTCATCTGTAGCACTTATGATGATGACGTCACAGTCTTCAAGATATTCGTGGAAGGTGCGTATCACCCAAATCGACTGTCTTGCCGATCCTCAGGCCGTCG CGCCTACCGGATGTCTACAATACCATACCAGCCTCAGCGGCACCATACAGAGCTTCAACTACGCAGGTGGTATGTACCAATCAGGACTTGACTACGCGGTGTGCATCAAACGGTCGGTGAACACTTGTCGGGTCGAATTCCAGCAGGTGCCCGGCTCTACGTTCGGTATAAACTCTATGGAAG GACCGTCGCTCGAAGAAGGCATCGGGCGGGCGGGCGAAGTGAGTTGCGATCTCGTTACACATGACTACCTACACATTCCCGGAGGTATGTTGGACATAGGCGAGGAGATATTGGCGGCTACTGGAAACGTGGAGGTGTACACGCCGACGGCGGAAAAATTCTGCGGACGGAGTTTGTCCGGTCTCGCCATCCAGGAGTTTGCGGAAAAAATCAAAGTAAACGACCCGCTGGGCGCACAGGACAACAACACGATCGCGACGCCGGTGACGT CTTATGCATCTGGACCAATCATTGTCAGATTCCATACGGACAGTGTAACCGTTAGAGAAAGGGACATTGGATTCTCGATCGCCTATCAACAACTCGGCACGGGCTGCAACAAGAACAAAATCAGACGATGA
- the LOC100574541 gene encoding uncharacterized protein LOC100574541 isoform X2, producing the protein MFSRSRRLSTEALNMIRINKCTLVLVMVMCSCCVTSIKLDELKNDKNQLGKTGGGGSSVASTRAASRPASGDRDGAPMAKHVVNKSSADGEETSKTRAVPADAQPSALKSTMSEKRADKCKEKCPANIKECCRNAIAEKSCHNATDDPVSYFVNPSYPNEDWDSSFCDFRVDIKNRNVCQLRLDLEEFSLRGPHKYLGSCRQDRLIISTTLPNGIGITELCGNNTGQHLYFPVDPKAGGSSVALMMMTSQSSRYSWKVRITQIDCLADPQAVAPTGCLQYHTSLSGTIQSFNYAGGMYQSGLDYAVCIKRSVNTCRVEFQQVPGSTFGINSMEGPSLEEGIGRAGEVSCDLVTHDYLHIPGGMLDIGEEILAATGNVEVYTPTAEKFCGRSLSGLAIQEFAEKIKVNDPLGAQDNNTIATPVTSYASGPIIVRFHTDSVTVRERDIGFSIAYQQLGTGCNKNKIRR; encoded by the exons ATGTTTTCGCGCAGTAGACGGTTGAGCACCGAAGCTCTAAACATGATACGTATCAATAAATGTACCCTGGTATTGGTGATGGTGATGTGTTCGTGTTGCGTGACCAGTATCAAGCTGGACGAGCTCAAGAACGATAAAA ATCAGCTGGGCAagaccggcggcggcggcagtagCGTGGCGTCCACGAGGGCGGCGTCCAGACCCGCGTCCGGCGACCGCGACGGCGCTCCGATGGCCAAGCACGTCGTCAACAAATCGTCGGCGGACGGAGAGGAGACGTCGAAGACGAGAGCCGTGCCGGCAGACGCGCAGCCGAGCGCCCTCAAGAGCACGATGAGTGAAAAACGGGCGGATAAGTGTAAGGAGAAGTGTCCGGCAAACATCAAAGAGTGTTGCCGAAACGCCATAGCAG AAAAGAGTTGCCACAACGCCACCGATGACCCCGTATCATATTTTGTCAATCCAAGCTATCCCAACGAAGATTGGGACTCTTCTTTTTGTGACTTCCGCGTGGACATCAAGAATAGAAATGTGTGTCAACTGAG ATTGGACTTGGAAGAATTTTCATTGAGGGGACCACACAAGTACTTGGGCAGTTGTCGTCAAGACCGTCTAATCATATCTACTACTTTACCGAATGGCATTGGAATAACCGAATTGTGCGGAAATAACACCGGTCAACACT TGTATTTCCCGGTAGACCCTAAAGCTGGTGGCTCATCTGTAGCACTTATGATGATGACGTCACAGTCTTCAAGATATTCGTGGAAGGTGCGTATCACCCAAATCGACTGTCTTGCCGATCCTCAGGCCGTCG CGCCTACCGGATGTCTACAATACCATACCAGCCTCAGCGGCACCATACAGAGCTTCAACTACGCAGGTGGTATGTACCAATCAGGACTTGACTACGCGGTGTGCATCAAACGGTCGGTGAACACTTGTCGGGTCGAATTCCAGCAGGTGCCCGGCTCTACGTTCGGTATAAACTCTATGGAAG GACCGTCGCTCGAAGAAGGCATCGGGCGGGCGGGCGAAGTGAGTTGCGATCTCGTTACACATGACTACCTACACATTCCCGGAGGTATGTTGGACATAGGCGAGGAGATATTGGCGGCTACTGGAAACGTGGAGGTGTACACGCCGACGGCGGAAAAATTCTGCGGACGGAGTTTGTCCGGTCTCGCCATCCAGGAGTTTGCGGAAAAAATCAAAGTAAACGACCCGCTGGGCGCACAGGACAACAACACGATCGCGACGCCGGTGACGT CTTATGCATCTGGACCAATCATTGTCAGATTCCATACGGACAGTGTAACCGTTAGAGAAAGGGACATTGGATTCTCGATCGCCTATCAACAACTCGGCACGGGCTGCAACAAGAACAAAATCAGACGATGA